One Bacteroidota bacterium genomic window carries:
- a CDS encoding TonB-dependent receptor — protein MFKEKFHGNKNHITILLFFVNILIFITFNSALAQNKYTLSGIIKDAETGEALIGANILVKELKGVGSTTNAYGFYSLTIPEGKYTIQISYIGFKPRTDTISLNRNKTVNFVLNSESIVIGEVVVSGEKLNTNIISTEMSTNKLPVRELQSIPVLLGEKDILKTIQLLPGVKSAGEGNIGFFARGGRTDQNLIMLDEAPVYNASHLLGFMSVFNSDAIKDVKMMTGSIPAEYGGRLSSVLDLRMNDGNSKNFGFSGGIGLISSRLTVQGPIVKDEGSFIVSGRRTYADLFLKLSSDSIIKQTSLYFYDINMKANYKFGEKDRVFLSGYFGRDNFVYPDVIGFNWGNSTATLRWNHLFGDQFFSNTSLIYSDYSYTNIFGAKTDQFSIKSGIHDLNFKTDFQYFISSFSTMKFGVNSIYHTFLPGTISAGSTSSVNSSTIDRKYALENAAYFSHEYEVLPELKINYGLRFSTFSLMGPGEFYSYDEDGNTTSTKTYSSGRFVKTFIGLEPRVAANFLLDDMSSIKASYARNTQYLHLLSNSTTTKPNDLWIPSSNNIEPQRGNQFTLGYFRNFNENEYETSLEIYYKDMRNLIDYKNDADLELNSRVESQLLFGRGWSYGAEFLVKKKFGKFTGWLGYTLARTAEQFTKINNGKSFPARQDRTHDISVVAMYNMSNRWNLSATWVYNTGNAVTFPSGKYKIDGRIVPSYTERNGYRMSAYHRLDFSVIYNISERSNLNLSVYNVYNQANPYAIFFRQNENDPDKTEAVKITLFPIIPSITYNFNF, from the coding sequence ATGTTCAAAGAAAAATTCCACGGCAACAAGAATCATATCACTATTCTTTTATTCTTCGTCAACATCCTTATCTTTATCACATTCAATTCTGCTCTTGCACAAAACAAATATACATTGAGCGGAATAATCAAGGATGCTGAAACAGGTGAAGCGCTTATCGGTGCAAATATTTTGGTGAAAGAACTGAAGGGCGTTGGCTCGACTACAAATGCCTATGGGTTCTATTCGTTAACCATCCCGGAGGGTAAATACACGATTCAGATAAGCTACATCGGATTCAAACCACGAACTGACACTATTTCCCTGAATCGAAACAAAACCGTTAACTTTGTTTTAAATTCTGAATCCATCGTCATAGGAGAAGTAGTAGTCTCCGGCGAGAAGTTGAATACGAATATTATTTCAACTGAAATGAGTACAAACAAACTTCCGGTGCGAGAGTTACAGTCGATACCCGTATTGCTCGGTGAAAAAGATATCTTGAAAACGATTCAATTGCTGCCGGGTGTGAAGTCGGCGGGCGAGGGAAACATAGGATTTTTTGCACGCGGAGGACGCACCGATCAAAATCTTATCATGTTGGATGAAGCGCCTGTTTACAACGCCTCGCATTTGCTTGGATTCATGTCCGTTTTCAATTCAGACGCAATCAAAGATGTGAAGATGATGACTGGCAGTATTCCTGCAGAATATGGCGGACGTCTTTCATCTGTTTTGGACCTCAGAATGAACGATGGTAACTCAAAGAACTTCGGGTTTTCCGGCGGCATCGGGTTGATTTCATCGCGGTTGACGGTACAGGGACCGATTGTTAAAGACGAGGGCTCTTTCATCGTTTCGGGCAGAAGAACGTACGCCGATTTGTTCCTCAAGTTATCGAGCGATTCCATTATTAAGCAAACAAGCTTGTACTTCTACGACATCAACATGAAAGCAAACTATAAGTTTGGAGAAAAAGACCGTGTATTTCTCTCCGGCTATTTCGGTAGAGATAACTTCGTTTATCCCGATGTCATCGGCTTTAACTGGGGAAATTCCACCGCAACCTTACGGTGGAATCATCTCTTCGGCGATCAGTTTTTTTCTAACACATCGTTAATTTACAGTGATTACAGTTACACCAATATCTTTGGCGCAAAAACCGACCAGTTCTCTATCAAATCCGGCATACACGATTTGAACTTCAAGACGGACTTTCAATATTTCATCAGTTCGTTCAGCACAATGAAGTTTGGTGTCAATTCCATCTACCATACATTTCTGCCCGGTACAATTTCAGCCGGATCGACAAGCTCAGTCAATAGCTCAACAATAGATCGTAAATATGCTCTGGAAAATGCCGCATACTTTTCGCACGAGTATGAGGTTCTTCCTGAATTGAAAATCAATTACGGGCTTAGGTTTTCCACCTTCAGTCTTATGGGTCCCGGTGAATTTTATTCATATGATGAAGACGGAAACACCACAAGCACGAAAACTTATTCGTCCGGCAGGTTCGTTAAAACATTTATCGGACTTGAACCGCGCGTTGCAGCTAACTTTCTCCTCGATGATATGAGTTCAATCAAAGCGTCGTATGCTCGTAATACGCAATATCTCCACCTTCTTTCGAATTCCACAACAACGAAGCCGAACGACTTGTGGATTCCAAGCAGCAATAATATTGAACCGCAGAGAGGAAATCAATTTACGTTGGGGTATTTCAGAAATTTCAACGAGAATGAATACGAAACATCTCTCGAGATTTATTACAAAGACATGCGGAACCTGATCGATTATAAGAACGACGCAGATTTGGAACTTAATTCGAGAGTTGAATCTCAACTGTTATTCGGCAGGGGCTGGAGTTATGGCGCGGAATTCCTTGTGAAGAAAAAATTTGGTAAGTTCACCGGCTGGTTGGGGTACACATTGGCAAGAACGGCAGAACAGTTTACAAAAATCAACAACGGTAAGTCCTTCCCGGCGCGGCAGGACCGAACACACGATATTTCAGTGGTTGCAATGTACAACATGAGCAATAGATGGAATTTATCAGCCACGTGGGTGTACAATACGGGCAATGCAGTAACATTTCCGAGCGGTAAATATAAAATCGATGGACGAATAGTTCCAAGTTACACCGAAAGAAACGGTTACCGAATGTCGGCTTATCACCGGCTGGATTTTTCCGTTATATATAATATCAGCGAAAGATCTA
- a CDS encoding glycoside hydrolase family 88 protein, with amino-acid sequence MKFMILFHKNIIITIFLIGLFSSCSSSQKTTGVFKDATWSIRIADSFLERHPGAVTYDSLHPSKKWNYEQGLMLVALEQMWLHSGDEKYFDFVKNNLDHYVEANGNIKTYARTEFNIDHIGPGKSLLAVYQKTKRICEAYEIKDRIIS; translated from the coding sequence ATGAAATTTATGATACTCTTTCATAAAAATATTATAATCACAATCTTTTTGATTGGACTATTCTCGTCTTGTAGCAGTAGTCAAAAAACTACCGGCGTTTTCAAAGATGCAACTTGGTCGATACGTATCGCCGATTCATTTTTAGAACGCCATCCCGGTGCTGTAACTTACGATTCTTTACATCCATCAAAAAAATGGAATTACGAGCAAGGTTTGATGCTTGTTGCATTAGAACAGATGTGGCTTCATTCAGGCGACGAGAAGTATTTCGATTTCGTTAAAAATAATCTTGACCATTATGTTGAAGCTAATGGAAATATCAAAACGTATGCTCGCACTGAATTTAATATAGACCATATCGGTCCAGGCAAATCTTTGTTAGCAGTTTATCAAAAAACTAAAAGAATATGCGAAGCTTATGAAATTAAAGATAGAATTATTAGTTGA
- a CDS encoding T9SS type A sorting domain-containing protein — MKNFKTLILIICVVLFSNTIFAQVLNDYRSNGTGNWSNAGIWERYTGTAWVGASTAPTGSGTITVQTADSVFINALVTITGTLKNQGKLGGTGSLTIASGGTYSHDQIAGSIPVCTWATGSTCRVTGYTTGSKPNNSNQNFHNFVWDCTGQTANIDVAWTGNIIGGDIRILSTGTARLQMAAPATYTDPITINGNIFVSGGQFASNGSSSAATITVTTKGNITVTGGNFSVSRGSGPDVTWNLWGNFSVSNAVLQNSGAFPKINKLVFAGTTPQTISLENVTYGTGTSHFTMEVKGGSTVDIGTNVINSSNTGSFLLLDGAALRTAHPGGISGSIQCTGASSGGGNSFSSSANYFFNGSDQQVTSASMPATVKDLTINNTGGVALSQPTTVNGILYLTSGVLDNCINNVTVPAANIVIGTGSYLCTPNSVEIIDGIPQSFYVEQNYPNPFNPLTTIKYGLPTESFVTVKVFNLLGQEVAELFDGRQNAGVHELNFGASNIVSGVYFYRIQTDKTVEVKQMLLLR, encoded by the coding sequence ATGAAAAACTTTAAAACTTTAATTCTGATTATTTGTGTCGTTTTGTTTTCTAATACCATTTTCGCTCAAGTGCTTAATGATTACCGTTCTAACGGCACAGGTAACTGGAGCAATGCTGGAATCTGGGAAAGATATACCGGCACAGCATGGGTAGGAGCGAGCACAGCTCCAACTGGTTCAGGGACTATCACAGTTCAGACTGCGGATTCTGTGTTCATCAATGCATTAGTTACAATTACGGGTACACTAAAGAATCAAGGTAAGTTAGGGGGTACAGGTAGTTTGACAATTGCCAGCGGTGGTACTTATTCGCACGATCAGATTGCAGGTTCTATTCCGGTTTGCACTTGGGCAACTGGCTCCACCTGTCGTGTAACAGGATACACAACTGGCAGCAAACCTAATAATTCAAATCAAAACTTTCACAACTTTGTATGGGATTGCACAGGACAAACTGCCAATATTGATGTTGCTTGGACTGGCAATATAATTGGTGGCGATATTAGAATTTTGAGCACCGGAACTGCTCGGCTTCAAATGGCAGCTCCAGCAACTTACACCGACCCTATAACTATAAATGGAAATATATTTGTCAGCGGTGGACAGTTCGCATCTAATGGTTCAAGTTCTGCCGCTACAATCACAGTTACTACAAAAGGAAATATTACTGTAACCGGTGGTAACTTCAGTGTTAGCAGGGGCAGTGGACCTGATGTAACGTGGAATTTGTGGGGAAATTTTTCAGTCTCGAATGCGGTGCTTCAGAACTCCGGCGCCTTCCCTAAAATTAATAAACTCGTTTTCGCTGGTACTACTCCTCAAACCATTTCATTAGAAAATGTTACTTACGGAACGGGTACAAGTCATTTTACAATGGAAGTCAAAGGTGGTTCAACTGTGGATATTGGGACAAATGTAATCAATAGTTCTAATACCGGCAGCTTTCTCTTGCTTGATGGAGCGGCTTTGCGGACTGCTCACCCCGGCGGTATTTCAGGCAGTATCCAATGCACAGGCGCCAGCAGCGGTGGTGGTAATTCTTTCAGCTCATCCGCTAACTATTTTTTCAATGGTTCTGATCAGCAAGTCACAAGTGCTTCAATGCCGGCAACTGTAAAAGACCTCACTATCAATAACACTGGCGGTGTTGCATTATCACAACCTACAACAGTCAACGGGATTTTGTACCTAACTTCTGGTGTGCTTGATAATTGCATAAACAATGTTACCGTACCAGCAGCCAATATTGTAATCGGAACTGGAAGCTACTTATGTACACCCAATTCAGTCGAAATAATTGATGGTATTCCTCAATCATTCTACGTCGAACAGAACTATCCTAACCCGTTCAATCCGTTGACTACTATTAAATATGGATTACCGACCGAATCATTTGTTACAGTCAAGGTATTCAATTTATTAGGACAAGAAGTTGCAGAACTATTCGATGGTCGCCAGAATGCCGGAGTGCATGAGTTGAATTTCGGCGCGTCTAACATAGTTTCCGGCGTCTATTTTTATCGGATTCAAACCGACAAAACAGTTGAGGTTAAACAAATGCTCCTCCTTCGCTAA